In the genome of Streptomyces globosus, one region contains:
- a CDS encoding rod shape-determining protein, giving the protein MTVSLEQLRRCHVAVDLGAARTRVYVKGAGLVVDEPSAAAVNTRTGALIAVGTFAERMTGRTPDYIRVVRPVSGGTVVDIEMAQRMLRHLLGEKLRRALRRKPRLRAAACTPHDADPLAQRAAVETMVGLGARRVELVDTLIAAAVGCGLPVEQPTATMIMVCGAAATQVAVLSLGSIVTAQRIPVGGEAIDHAVVQHLRHAHELMLPSQAVRPLQLALHGNGLTPDGPASTLIHGRDVATGLARSVHVDTAAVRDAIHTPLTAVLDGIGKVLRDCPPDLVADLTDRGIMMVGGSALLPGLDQMLRDATGMPVAIAERPDVCAVLGLGAMLEGKVAPMVLNPLAG; this is encoded by the coding sequence GTGACCGTCAGTCTTGAGCAGTTGCGCCGCTGCCACGTCGCCGTCGACCTCGGGGCGGCCCGGACCCGCGTCTACGTCAAGGGCGCCGGCCTCGTCGTCGACGAGCCCAGCGCCGCCGCCGTCAACACCCGCACCGGCGCGCTCATCGCGGTCGGCACGTTCGCCGAGCGGATGACCGGCCGCACCCCGGACTACATCCGCGTCGTCCGCCCCGTCTCCGGCGGCACCGTCGTCGACATCGAGATGGCCCAGCGGATGCTGCGCCACCTCCTCGGCGAGAAGCTCCGCCGCGCGCTGCGCCGCAAGCCGCGGCTGCGCGCCGCCGCCTGCACCCCGCACGACGCCGACCCGCTCGCCCAGCGGGCCGCGGTGGAGACGATGGTCGGGCTCGGCGCCCGGCGCGTCGAACTCGTCGACACCCTGATCGCGGCGGCCGTCGGCTGCGGCCTGCCCGTGGAGCAGCCGACCGCGACAATGATCATGGTGTGCGGGGCCGCGGCCACCCAGGTCGCCGTCCTCTCCCTCGGCTCGATCGTCACCGCGCAGCGGATCCCCGTCGGCGGCGAGGCCATCGACCACGCCGTGGTCCAGCACCTGCGCCACGCCCACGAGCTGATGCTGCCCAGCCAGGCCGTCCGCCCGCTCCAGCTGGCCCTGCACGGCAACGGCCTCACCCCCGACGGCCCCGCCTCCACCCTGATCCACGGCCGGGACGTCGCCACCGGACTGGCCCGCTCCGTCCACGTCGACACCGCCGCCGTGCGCGACGCCATCCACACCCCGCTGACCGCCGTGCTCGACGGCATCGGCAAGGTCCTCCGCGACTGCCCGCCCGACCTGGTCGCCGACCTGACCGACCGCGGGATCATGATGGTGGGCGGCAGCGCGCTGCTCCCCGGCCTGGACCAGATGCTGCGCGACGCCACCGGCATGCCCGTGGCCATCGCGGAACGCCCGGACGTGTGCGCCGTGCTGGGCCTGGGCGCCATGCTGGAGGGCAAGGTCGCACCGATGGTCCTCAACCCCCTGGCCGGCTGA
- a CDS encoding Lrp/AsnC family transcriptional regulator: MDRLDREILGILQQDARISYRDLGVRVGLSANAAADRVRRMRRDGVIRGFTVIVDPAADTRGGLVVFIDLTLRQDTTNEEFEQRVAGLPGITEVVHVTGDHDYLVRARAADPAALDALLRRLKREAGVAQSSTRLALRAATRPGAG; encoded by the coding sequence ATGGACCGCCTCGACAGGGAAATCCTCGGCATCCTGCAGCAGGATGCGCGGATCTCGTACCGGGACCTCGGCGTCCGCGTCGGCCTCAGCGCCAACGCGGCGGCGGACCGGGTGCGGCGCATGCGGCGCGACGGCGTGATCCGCGGCTTCACCGTCATCGTCGACCCGGCCGCCGACACACGCGGCGGGCTGGTGGTCTTCATCGACCTCACACTGCGGCAGGACACCACGAACGAGGAGTTCGAGCAGCGCGTCGCCGGACTGCCCGGGATCACGGAGGTGGTGCACGTGACGGGGGACCACGACTACCTCGTACGGGCCCGCGCGGCCGACCCGGCGGCCCTCGACGCCCTGCTGCGCAGGCTGAAGCGGGAGGCGGGCGTGGCCCAGTCCAGCACCCGCCTGGCCCTCCGCGCCGCCACCCGGCCCGGGGCCGGGTAG
- a CDS encoding LysE family transporter, giving the protein MTELLSPALAGTAAGLGVAMPMGAMSVLLLQEAVRDRRTAVAAASGVAAVDLGYAALATALGPWVASHVAPVEAWIRLAAAAVLLAIAAHGLAGAARVREPAPAAGGPGAASEEAPGAGRSRGAVFGRYAALTAVNPTTALYFAALTTAQGAALGSGAAATAFLAGVAAASLMWQQALVVLGSLAGRRISATTRIWTFRLGYGLVAAYALKIAFPLPW; this is encoded by the coding sequence ATGACGGAACTACTGAGTCCCGCGCTGGCGGGCACGGCCGCGGGCCTGGGCGTGGCGATGCCGATGGGGGCGATGAGCGTCCTGCTGCTCCAGGAGGCGGTGCGCGACCGCCGGACAGCCGTCGCCGCGGCGTCCGGCGTCGCCGCGGTCGACCTCGGGTACGCGGCACTGGCCACCGCGCTGGGCCCGTGGGTCGCCTCCCACGTGGCGCCGGTCGAGGCGTGGATCCGGCTGGCCGCGGCGGCCGTGCTGCTGGCCATCGCCGCGCACGGCCTGGCCGGGGCGGCGCGTGTCCGGGAGCCGGCACCGGCCGCGGGCGGCCCCGGAGCAGCGTCCGAGGAGGCCCCCGGGGCAGGGCGCAGCCGGGGGGCGGTCTTCGGCCGGTACGCCGCCCTCACTGCCGTGAACCCCACCACTGCCCTGTACTTCGCCGCCCTGACGACGGCCCAGGGGGCCGCGCTGGGCAGCGGTGCCGCCGCGACCGCCTTCCTCGCCGGGGTCGCCGCGGCCTCCCTGATGTGGCAGCAGGCGCTGGTCGTGCTCGGCTCCCTCGCCGGGCGGCGGATCTCCGCGACCACCCGGATATGGACGTTCCGCCTCGGCTACGGCCTGGTCGCCGCGTACGCCCTGAAGATCGCCTTCCCCTTGCCCTGGTAG
- a CDS encoding carboxyl transferase domain-containing protein produces MTTTRLSARAALASVTDPGSFAELPAPARTSAPDGPLGWTGYDASRARAADRTGEEESVVVGTASIGGSRTVLIAFEFGFLGGSLGERTGDRLEAAYEHARAHRLPLVSLIATGGSRMQEGMLALAQLQRVARQSVLTRAAGLPQIAVLRDPTTGGGWATLGAGADVVLALPGAQVGFAGSRVRPHGADPAAYTAEAQYAAGHVDAVVPPAELPGVLADWLRLLAAPRSPEPVEPPAALSDVPPPAGGWDAVRQARRPDRPHAAAYLDAYFPLRLALSGDRAGGRDPGMLCGVGLHAGRAVAYAAQCGTATRPAGYRTAARVIRLADRLGIPVLTLVDTPGAANDAAAEREGAGAAIADTFAAVAEASVPVTTLLIGEGGSGGALALAAPGNTWVTPDSYFSVIAPELAAAILKRPAAEAPATADQLRIRPQDLVALGVARGVVAPQPRT; encoded by the coding sequence GTGACCACGACCCGCCTCTCGGCCCGCGCGGCCCTCGCCTCCGTGACCGACCCCGGCAGCTTCGCCGAACTCCCCGCCCCGGCGCGGACGTCCGCGCCGGACGGGCCGCTGGGCTGGACCGGCTACGACGCCTCCCGCGCCCGCGCCGCCGACCGCACCGGCGAGGAGGAGTCCGTGGTGGTCGGGACCGCCTCGATCGGCGGAAGCCGGACCGTCCTGATCGCCTTCGAGTTCGGCTTCCTCGGCGGCTCCCTCGGCGAACGCACCGGGGACCGGCTCGAAGCCGCGTACGAGCACGCCCGCGCGCACCGCCTGCCGCTGGTGTCCCTGATCGCCACCGGCGGCTCCCGGATGCAGGAGGGCATGCTCGCACTGGCGCAGCTCCAGCGCGTGGCCCGCCAGTCGGTCCTCACCCGGGCCGCGGGCCTCCCGCAGATCGCCGTGCTCCGCGATCCCACCACCGGCGGCGGCTGGGCCACCCTCGGCGCCGGAGCGGACGTCGTCCTCGCGCTGCCGGGCGCCCAGGTCGGCTTCGCCGGCTCGCGGGTGCGGCCCCACGGCGCCGACCCGGCGGCCTACACCGCCGAGGCGCAGTACGCCGCCGGCCACGTCGACGCGGTCGTGCCGCCCGCCGAGCTCCCCGGCGTCCTCGCCGACTGGCTGAGGCTCCTCGCCGCGCCCCGCTCCCCCGAGCCGGTCGAGCCCCCGGCGGCGCTGTCCGACGTACCGCCCCCGGCCGGCGGCTGGGACGCCGTACGGCAGGCCCGCCGCCCGGACCGGCCGCACGCCGCCGCCTATCTGGACGCGTACTTCCCGCTGCGGCTGGCGCTGTCCGGGGACCGGGCCGGGGGCCGCGACCCGGGCATGCTCTGCGGTGTCGGGCTGCACGCCGGGCGGGCCGTCGCGTACGCCGCCCAGTGCGGCACGGCGACCCGCCCGGCCGGATACCGCACCGCGGCCCGCGTGATCCGCCTCGCCGACCGGCTGGGCATCCCTGTCCTGACCCTGGTCGACACCCCGGGGGCGGCCAACGACGCCGCCGCCGAGCGGGAGGGCGCCGGCGCGGCCATCGCCGACACGTTCGCGGCGGTCGCGGAGGCCTCCGTCCCCGTCACCACGCTCCTGATCGGCGAGGGCGGCTCGGGCGGGGCGCTGGCGCTGGCCGCGCCGGGCAACACGTGGGTGACCCCGGACTCCTACTTCTCCGTGATCGCGCCCGAGCTGGCGGCGGCCATCCTCAAGCGCCCGGCGGCGGAGGCCCCCGCCACGGCGGACCAGCTGCGCATCCGCCCGCAGGACCTCGTCGCGCTCGGCGTGGCCCGAGGCGTCGTCGCCCCGCAGCCGCGCACCTGA
- a CDS encoding carboxylate-amine ligase, with translation MIEPGTSTTSTDKADDGAPAVSTAPAPVPGTAPLTVGVEEEFLLVDARTFRVVPAAPRVLETAAGLPHEVHPEGTRYQVEISTPVSESALELRRELAALRRTLSRAARAHGCRLLAAPSPVMAVDMPLHLTDDEPRQREQHRRFGSLTDTLVSCGRHIHIGTLDVDTAVAVSNRVRPWLPTLIALAANSPFWGGRDTGHASWRTMAWSGWPSAGLPPHFTSTAHFRSSVQTLLGSGAALDTKMVYWDLRPSGHWPTLEIRAPDMSSDIDTAILQAELVRALVATALREIAEERPEPALRDDVLRLARWRAAHDGLEGFGLDPYTGAEVPAADLAEALLELVAPELAAADELDHAAKTLGGLLRDGSGAHRQRTEYTRRGNLADVLRHLADETEDV, from the coding sequence GTGATCGAACCTGGCACCAGCACGACGAGCACCGACAAGGCGGACGACGGCGCCCCCGCCGTCTCCACCGCTCCCGCCCCCGTTCCCGGTACGGCACCGCTCACCGTCGGCGTGGAGGAGGAGTTCCTCCTCGTCGACGCCCGCACCTTCCGGGTGGTCCCGGCCGCCCCCCGCGTCCTGGAGACCGCCGCGGGCCTGCCCCACGAAGTGCACCCCGAGGGCACGCGCTACCAGGTGGAGATCTCCACCCCGGTCTCCGAGTCCGCCCTCGAACTGCGCAGGGAGCTGGCCGCCCTGCGCCGCACCCTCTCCCGGGCCGCCCGCGCCCACGGATGCCGGCTGCTGGCCGCGCCCTCTCCGGTCATGGCCGTGGACATGCCGCTGCACCTGACGGACGACGAGCCGCGCCAGCGCGAGCAGCACCGCCGCTTCGGCTCGCTCACCGACACCCTGGTCAGCTGCGGCCGCCACATCCACATCGGCACCCTCGACGTGGACACCGCGGTCGCGGTGTCGAACCGGGTCCGGCCGTGGCTGCCGACGCTGATCGCGCTGGCCGCCAACTCGCCGTTCTGGGGCGGACGCGACACCGGTCACGCCAGCTGGCGGACGATGGCCTGGTCGGGCTGGCCCTCGGCGGGGCTGCCCCCGCACTTCACGTCCACCGCCCACTTCCGGAGCTCCGTGCAGACCCTGCTCGGCTCCGGGGCAGCCCTCGACACCAAGATGGTCTACTGGGACCTCCGCCCGTCCGGACACTGGCCGACGCTCGAAATCCGGGCGCCCGACATGTCCTCGGACATCGACACGGCCATCCTCCAGGCCGAACTCGTCCGCGCCCTCGTGGCGACCGCCCTGAGGGAGATCGCCGAGGAACGCCCCGAGCCCGCCCTCCGCGACGACGTCCTGCGCCTGGCGCGCTGGCGGGCCGCCCACGACGGCCTGGAGGGCTTCGGCCTCGACCCGTACACCGGGGCCGAAGTCCCGGCGGCCGACCTGGCGGAGGCCCTCCTCGAACTGGTCGCCCCGGAACTGGCCGCCGCGGACGAGCTCGACCACGCAGCCAAGACCCTGGGCGGCCTCCTCCGCGACGGCTCGGGCGCCCACCGACAGCGCACGGAGTACACGCGCCGCGGCAACCTGGCAGACGTCCTGCGCCACTTGGCAGACGAGACGGAAGACGTCTGA